From Sporosarcina sp. 6E9, a single genomic window includes:
- a CDS encoding BCCT family transporter gives MKIIDWPTFIGALILLLAVSIPLMLFPETGEVVVNMANEFMTETFGVVYLFVGLAAFVFLMYVAFSKNGKVKLGDRGERKEFNTFSWAAMMFSAGIGSSILYWAMIEWAYYYQAPPFGLAPESNEAISWATAYGIFHWGPIAWAIYTLPALPIAYFYYVRKKRVLKISEAVRPVLGKLVDTPIGVIIDVLFMFGLMGGAGTTLALGTPMIAAGVSDITGIPVTLGMQVVIMMLCTVIFATSSYFGLKKGIKLLSDINLWLAVFILAFVFIVGPTLFISNTAFTSFGIIIDNFFKMATWLEPFGNLDGFEKTSFPQKWTIFYWAWWVVYAPFVGLFVARISRGRTIQEMILGTMIYGTVGSMLFFGILGNFGLYLQLSGTFDVIGFMNEAGAPATIIAIFHQLPIAKIIVPLFTILAIIFLSTTFDSASFILAAVVQKEVDSDPLRWNRLFWAFTLTLLPLVLMFIGGLETLQTASIVAGFPVVFILFLLAWSFMKASSEDILASKDYDSPMIHINRREEKNRRIKKKRENEN, from the coding sequence ATGAAAATTATTGATTGGCCTACTTTCATAGGCGCTTTAATATTATTACTGGCGGTGTCAATTCCGCTGATGCTATTTCCTGAAACCGGTGAAGTAGTTGTCAATATGGCAAATGAATTTATGACGGAAACATTCGGCGTCGTTTATTTATTTGTTGGTTTAGCAGCATTTGTATTTCTTATGTATGTTGCTTTTAGTAAAAATGGAAAAGTAAAGCTGGGCGATAGAGGAGAACGAAAAGAGTTCAATACATTTTCCTGGGCAGCAATGATGTTCTCGGCAGGAATAGGTTCGAGTATTCTCTATTGGGCGATGATCGAGTGGGCTTATTATTATCAAGCACCGCCATTCGGCCTTGCACCAGAATCCAATGAGGCAATATCATGGGCTACCGCCTATGGTATTTTCCACTGGGGACCCATAGCTTGGGCAATTTATACTTTACCGGCTCTTCCAATTGCTTATTTTTACTACGTTCGAAAAAAGCGCGTATTGAAAATTAGTGAGGCGGTAAGACCCGTTCTCGGAAAACTCGTTGACACACCAATCGGCGTTATTATCGACGTTCTATTTATGTTCGGTTTAATGGGCGGGGCGGGCACGACGCTGGCACTTGGGACACCGATGATTGCAGCCGGCGTTTCAGACATAACAGGCATTCCTGTTACCCTCGGTATGCAGGTTGTCATTATGATGCTTTGTACAGTTATTTTTGCAACGAGTTCTTATTTCGGCCTCAAAAAAGGAATTAAACTACTTAGTGACATCAATCTTTGGTTAGCGGTTTTTATTCTGGCATTTGTTTTTATAGTTGGACCGACATTATTCATTAGTAATACAGCGTTTACAAGTTTCGGTATTATCATTGATAATTTCTTTAAAATGGCGACATGGCTTGAGCCATTCGGGAATTTAGATGGGTTTGAAAAAACAAGTTTTCCTCAGAAATGGACTATTTTTTATTGGGCCTGGTGGGTAGTGTACGCACCATTCGTCGGTTTATTTGTTGCGCGCATATCCCGTGGTAGAACGATCCAGGAAATGATTCTCGGTACGATGATTTACGGAACTGTCGGGAGTATGTTGTTCTTTGGAATACTTGGCAACTTTGGACTTTATCTGCAATTGAGCGGTACTTTTGATGTAATTGGGTTCATGAATGAAGCAGGTGCGCCCGCGACAATCATTGCCATTTTTCATCAGCTTCCAATCGCAAAAATTATTGTGCCCTTGTTCACGATCCTAGCAATTATTTTCCTTTCGACGACTTTCGATTCGGCGTCCTTTATTTTGGCAGCGGTTGTGCAGAAAGAAGTGGATTCAGATCCACTAAGATGGAATCGGTTATTCTGGGCATTCACGTTAACGCTGCTTCCGCTCGTGTTGATGTTTATTGGGGGACTTGAGACGCTCCAAACAGCGAGTATCGTTGCAGGTTTTCCTGTTGTATTTATATTGTTTTTACTTGCTTGGTCATTTATGAAGGCTTCGAGTGAAGATATTTTAGCGTCAAAAGATTATGACTCCCCGATGATTCATATTAATCGTCGAGAAGAAAAGAACCGTAGGATAAAAAAGAAACGTGAAAATGAGAACTAA
- a CDS encoding DUF3784 domain-containing protein — protein sequence MLLIITILIFTVIGVFLLNGKGTFLIAGFNTLPKEEKAKYDKLAFSKFYGKTILALSASMVFWLFSDILQNNVLFVIGLILFLAILIFSLIYSNLGNRFKKESS from the coding sequence ATGCTATTAATTATTACTATATTAATATTTACTGTTATAGGTGTATTTCTGTTGAATGGAAAAGGAACGTTTCTTATTGCAGGATTTAACACGTTACCTAAAGAGGAAAAAGCAAAATACGATAAACTGGCTTTTAGTAAATTCTACGGAAAAACAATTCTAGCTTTATCAGCAAGCATGGTATTTTGGTTGTTCAGCGACATACTACAAAACAATGTACTATTCGTTATTGGTTTGATCTTATTTTTAGCTATTCTTATTTTTAGTTTAATATATTCTAACTTGGGCAATCGATTTAAAAAGGAATCAAGTTGA
- a CDS encoding phage holin family protein — protein sequence MKWFGGILINALVLLFLSWLIPSFIVESIGTAILASIVLAIINMLVRPILILFTLPATIVTLGLFLFVVNALMLLLTNKIMGDGFIIESFGTALLIAVLMSILNLFLNPAKKKIK from the coding sequence ATGAAATGGTTCGGAGGAATTTTGATTAACGCACTGGTATTACTATTTCTTTCGTGGTTGATTCCTAGTTTTATAGTCGAGAGTATTGGCACTGCAATTTTGGCAAGTATCGTCTTAGCGATTATCAATATGCTCGTTCGACCGATTTTAATATTGTTTACGCTACCAGCGACAATTGTCACGCTCGGGTTGTTTTTATTTGTTGTGAACGCGCTGATGCTTCTATTGACCAATAAAATAATGGGCGATGGATTTATTATTGAGAGTTTTGGCACGGCTTTGTTGATTGCGGTATTGATGTCGATATTAAATCTCTTTCTTAATCCTGCGAAGAAGAAGATAAAATAA